One genomic segment of Verrucomicrobiia bacterium includes these proteins:
- a CDS encoding DUF2784 family protein — protein MNAISVNEFLANQIATVHISWVLYTVLVFIWTVAAFFVHRQFLDWFQFRTVHLVSVILIALLPRFGMNCPLSIAEFYLRMGTDSAFVEGFALHYLRKFIHEGIGPAFVDGFTLAMYLGTLAAYLYRPPKRTAAWFNRFAGEKAKILVERKG, from the coding sequence ATGAATGCAATCAGTGTGAACGAATTTTTAGCAAATCAAATTGCGACCGTTCACATATCTTGGGTCTTGTACACGGTTCTTGTCTTCATCTGGACGGTAGCCGCTTTTTTCGTCCATCGACAATTTCTCGATTGGTTCCAGTTTCGGACTGTTCATCTTGTTTCAGTTATTTTGATTGCTCTTTTGCCTCGATTCGGGATGAATTGTCCGTTGAGTATTGCAGAATTCTATTTGCGAATGGGCACGGATTCGGCATTTGTCGAGGGTTTTGCTCTCCACTACCTCCGCAAATTTATCCACGAAGGTATTGGCCCGGCTTTCGTGGATGGATTCACCTTGGCAATGTATTTGGGCACGCTCGCCGCCTATCTATACCGTCCGCCCAAGCGGACGGCAGCGTGGTTCAACCGGTTTGCCGGGGAAAAAGCCAAAATTTTAGTTGAGCGGAAGGGCTGA
- a CDS encoding BamA/TamA family outer membrane protein — protein MVKGQVRLIFVLGLSLLFPSLLIAQGTKLRLLVEPEKVAFYTLDGRDSLVLTPYNTVADSEGVWLDTTLVISPSGVLVGGEWQPAAAVESLSVNVRFNETAPIQKSQALGPHDRLALVQPAAVAAGEYLKGNLVSIGGEAQIEGEVGGDVILFLGACRLGEEAVVHGDVIVIGGEVFQKEGAVIYGQLARESQEEHPKRRYFEEPEFGALSFSGAYNRVDGFNLNIKVGYKSGDLNSRLWAGGGHAFSRDRWLYDVGFSQKLFDTHPLSFGASAFRRTWSQDEWVLGKVENSFATLFMRADFMDYTEKEGVSVFAGQEYKKIHQVKVNYSVNEYKALKKETNWSILRGPKRFRENFSTLPAETLAAYAADFNAEIATLTLEYSFDTRDDPEDPKTGWWAKAEWELAGGVLKKERDYSRIVLRFERIQQIVPRHTALLHAVYGTSIHRLPLQKLFFLGGIGTLRGYRFKEFYGDRMVLMNFEYHARLIDQTFVPTPVLFFDWGKTSPRSGDPEFWSGQPFKYNIGLGFKFGGFLRFDLAKALNNNPLRLTFRFSRTF, from the coding sequence ATGGTGAAAGGTCAAGTTCGCCTCATTTTCGTTTTGGGGCTTTCTTTACTTTTTCCATCTTTACTAATCGCACAGGGGACGAAGCTTCGGCTATTGGTCGAGCCGGAAAAAGTGGCTTTTTACACGCTCGACGGCCGCGACAGTTTGGTTTTGACCCCGTACAATACCGTTGCCGACAGCGAGGGGGTCTGGCTGGACACCACGTTGGTCATTTCTCCCTCCGGCGTTTTGGTCGGCGGCGAGTGGCAGCCCGCTGCAGCCGTCGAGAGTCTTTCGGTCAACGTCCGCTTCAACGAAACGGCCCCCATCCAAAAATCTCAAGCCCTCGGCCCCCACGACCGTCTGGCTTTGGTGCAGCCGGCCGCCGTGGCCGCCGGGGAATATCTAAAAGGGAATCTCGTGTCCATCGGCGGCGAGGCGCAAATCGAAGGGGAGGTCGGCGGCGACGTTATCCTCTTTCTGGGGGCCTGCCGCCTCGGAGAAGAAGCGGTCGTCCACGGCGACGTCATCGTCATCGGCGGGGAGGTTTTTCAAAAAGAGGGGGCCGTCATATACGGGCAACTGGCGCGGGAAAGCCAGGAGGAACACCCCAAGCGGCGCTACTTCGAAGAGCCGGAGTTCGGGGCGCTCTCCTTTTCCGGCGCCTACAACCGCGTCGACGGCTTCAACTTGAACATCAAAGTCGGCTACAAGTCGGGGGACTTGAATTCCCGGTTGTGGGCCGGCGGCGGGCATGCCTTTTCCCGCGACCGCTGGCTCTACGACGTCGGCTTCTCGCAAAAACTTTTTGATACGCACCCGCTCTCCTTCGGCGCCTCCGCTTTTCGCCGGACCTGGTCGCAGGATGAATGGGTTCTGGGAAAAGTGGAAAACAGCTTTGCTACGCTTTTTATGCGCGCGGACTTTATGGATTACACGGAAAAAGAAGGGGTTTCGGTTTTTGCCGGGCAGGAGTACAAAAAGATTCACCAGGTCAAAGTGAACTACAGCGTCAACGAATACAAGGCGCTCAAGAAGGAGACCAACTGGTCGATTCTGCGCGGGCCTAAGCGTTTCCGCGAAAACTTTTCCACGCTCCCGGCGGAAACGCTTGCCGCCTATGCCGCGGATTTCAACGCTGAAATTGCCACGTTGACGTTGGAATACAGCTTCGACACACGGGACGACCCGGAAGACCCAAAAACCGGCTGGTGGGCCAAGGCGGAATGGGAGTTGGCGGGAGGTGTTTTGAAAAAGGAGCGGGATTACTCACGCATTGTGCTTCGCTTCGAGCGGATTCAGCAAATCGTTCCCCGGCACACGGCGCTTTTGCACGCCGTCTATGGCACCTCCATCCACCGCCTGCCTTTGCAAAAGCTTTTCTTTTTAGGGGGCATCGGAACTTTGCGCGGCTACCGCTTCAAAGAGTTTTACGGCGACCGGATGGTTTTGATGAATTTCGAATACCATGCCCGGCTCATCGACCAAACTTTCGTTCCCACCCCCGTTTTGTTTTTCGACTGGGGGAAAACCTCCCCCCGTTCCGGCGACCCGGAGTTCTGGAGCGGCCAGCCCTTTAAATACAACATCGGGCTGGGGTTCAAATTCGGCGGCTTTTTGCGGTTTGATTTGGCCAAAGCGCTCAACAACAACCCGCTGCGGTTGACCTTCCGCTTTTCGCGGACTTTTTAG